The DNA region AGGTGCGCGGCGACGACGTCCGGCGGCCGCAGCGCGTTGTTGGTGACGTACGCCAGATGCATCCCGCCCGCCCGAGCCGTCCCCAGCGCCTCCACCGCGTACGGGACCGCACCGCCGCCCGCGTAGTACACGACGCCGTCCAGGTCGAGCAGCGCCGTGTCGTACGCCTCGCTCAACGGGCGCTCGCTGCCGTCCGGCCGGACCCTGCCCTGCCGTCCCTGGCCGAATTCCGTCATGTCATGCACTCCTCACGCCGCCGGGGCGGAAATCCCCGCTCCCCGATCATCGCTCATCCCCCCACCGCCTACGATGACGAGATGAACACCTCAGGTCACGCGGCCGACGACGTCCGCGCCCCCGGTCTCCGCCTGAGCCCCTTCCGGGGCCTCCGGTACGTCCCCGAACGGGTCGGCAGCCTCGCCGCCGTGACCTCCCCGCCGTACGACGTCGTCGTACGGCCCGACGGACTGCTCGAGCTCGAGTCCGCCGACCCCCACAACATCGTCCGGCTGATCCTCCCGCAGGCCATCACCGCCGGCACCCGTCACCGCAAGGCCGCCGTCACCCTCGACCGCTGGCTCGCCGACGGCATCCTCGCCCCGGACCCCGACCCCGCGCTGTACGTGTACGAGCAGCGCGGCGACGGCATCCTGCAGCGCGGCCTCATCGGTGCCCTCGAACTCTCCACCCCCACCGAGGGCATCGTGCTGCCGCACGAGGACGTCATGCCGCACGTCGTCGAGGACCGCGCCGCCCTCATGCGCACGACGGGCGCCAACCTGGAGCCGCTGCTCCTCACCTACCGCGGCGACGGGGACGGCGCGGGCGCAGTCGTCGACCGGGTCGTCGAGCGCGAGCCGCTGCTCGCCACCACCACCGAGGACGGCTTCCAGCACCGCCTGTGGGCCGTCACCAACCCGGCCGACCTGACCGCCGTGGCCACCGAACTCGCCCGCCACCAGGCCCTCATCGCCGACGGGCACCACCGCTGGGCGACGTATCTGCGGCTGCGCGAGGAGCACACCGTGCCCGGTCCGTGGAACCACGGCCTGGTCCTGCTCGTCGACACCGCCCGCTACCCGCTCCGGGTCCGCGCCATCCACCGGCTCCTCAACCGCCTCCCGGTCGCCGACGCGCTCGCCGCCGTCGGCGACGCCTTCCGCGTGACGCGCCTGGACGGCCCGCTGTCCGCCGCCCTGGAGGCCCTGGCCGCGGCGACCGCCGAGGGCAACGCCTTCGTCCTCGCCGGCGACGGCGCCTTCCACCTCCTCGACCGCCCGGACCCGGAGCTCCTTGCCCGCACGGTCCGCGCCGACCGCCCCGAGGCCTGGCGCACGCTGGACGCGACCGTGCTGCACTCGACGCTCCTCGACCACGTCTGGCGCATCCCGGACGCCCCCGAGGACATCGCCTACATCCATGACACCGAGGCCGCCGTAGACCAGGCCGAACGCCGCGGCGGTACGGCGGTCCTCATGCACCCGGTGAAGGAGGAGGTCGTCCGGGACCTGGCCCGCCAGGGCGTCACCATGCCCCGCAAGTCGACCTCGTTCGGCCCGAAGCCGGCCACCGGCCTGGTACTGCGCAGCCTGGCCCTCGACTGACACACGAACGCAGAAGGGCGGCACCCCCGCTGGGGTGCCGCCCTTCATACATCGGTGGGCAGGACGTCAGTCCTTGTCGACGTCCTCGTCGTCCTCGTCCTCGTCCGTGCCCTCGTCGGCGGAGTCGTCGAGGTCCGCGGACGCGCCGCTCTCCTCGCTGTTGTCCTCGTCCTCGTCGTCGAAGGCGTCGACGAACTCGACCCCGTCCAGCTCGGCGAGCCGGTCGGAGGCGTCGGTGGAACCGTCCTTGTCGGCCTCAAGCGCCTTCGCGAACCACTCGCGCGCCTCGTTCTCCCGGCCGGCGGCCAGCAGGGCGTCCGCGTACGCATAGCGCAGGCGGGCGGTCCACGGGTGGTTGGCGTTCGACGCCAGCTCGGGGCTCTGCAGGGTCACGATGGCGGCGTCCAGCTGCCCCATGTCCCGGCGGGCGCCGGCGGCCACGAGCCGCATCTCGACCTGCCCGGCCCGGTCCAGCTTCTGCACCTCGGGCTCGCCGGCCATGGCGAGCGCCCGCTCCGGACGGCCGAGGCCGCGCTCGCAGTCCGCCATGACGGGCCACAGCTCGACACTGCCGGTCATCCGCCGCGCGGCACGGAACTCGGCCAGCGCCTCGGCGTACTTCTGCGTGGCGTACGCGGCGAAGCCGGCCGCCTCGCGGACGGCGGCGACGCGGGAGGCGAGCCGCAGTGCGACCCGGGAGTAGCCGTAGGCCTTCTCCGGGTCCTCGTCGATCAGCTGGGCGACCATGACGAGGTTACGGGCGACGTCGTCGGCCAGCCCCTTGGGCAGGCTCATGAGCTCCTGCCGCACGTCCGGGTCGATCTCCTCACCGGTGACCTCCGGCGGGATCGGCAGCCGCTTCAGCGGCGCGCGGTCCCCACGGTCACCGCGGTCGCCCCGGTCGTCACGGCGCCCGTAGCCACCCCGGTCGTCCCGACGCGGCCCACGCCCACGGTCGTCCCGACGGTCGTCCCGCCCACGGAACCCACCGCCCCCACGCCGGTCGTCCTCACGCCGCGGCCCACGGGGCCGCTCGTCGCGCCGGTCGTCCCGACGGTCGTACGAAGGCCGGTCGTCGCGACGCTCATCCCGACGGAACCCACCACCGCGGTTGTCGTCGCGGCGGAAGCCGCCACCGCGGTTGTCGTCCCGACGGTCGTCACGACGGAACGAGGACGGACGCTCGTCACGGCGGTCGTCGCGGCGGAAACCGCCACCGCGGTTGTCATCACGACGGTCATCACGACGGTCGTCACGACGGAACGAGGACGGACGCTCGTCGCGACGCTCATCGCGACGGAAGCCACCGCTGCGGTTGTCGTCACGGCGGAAGCCGCCACCACGGTTGTCATCACGACGATCGTCCCGACGGTCGTCACGACGGAACGAGGACGGACGCTCGTCACGACGGTCGTCCCGACGGAACCCACCACCGCGGTTGTCATCCCGACGGTCATCACGCCGGTCATCCCGACGGAACGAGGACGGACGCTCGTCACGACGCTGATCGCGACGGAACCCACCGCCACGGTTGTCATCACGACGGTCGTCGCGACGGAACGGGGGACGGTCGTCGCGGCCGCGGTAACCGCCGCCGCCACCGCCACGGTTGTCATCGCGCCGGTCGTCACGGCCGTACGAGGGGCGGTCGTCGCGGCGGTACGACGGACGGTCGTCCCGGCGGTCGTCACGCCGGTCGTCGCGGCGGAAGCCGCCACCACGGTTGTCGTCGCGGCGGTCGTCACGGCGGTCATCCCGCCGGTCGTCGCGACGGTACGAGGGACGGTCGTCGCGGCCGCGGTAACCGCCGCCGCCACCGCCACGGTTGTCGTCACGGCGCGGCCCACGGAAGCCGCCCCGCTCGCCACCGTCCCGGCGACGCGGCTCGCGCTCCGGACGATCGTCGGGAGAGTTGGTGGACATCGACGTGACTCCTGTCTTCGGGTACTGCAGTCATTCTCGCGCAGCCGGCACCGCACCGCGCTTTCAACAAATACAAGGAAAAACAAAAGGACCCCTGGTCCCAGCGTGAACGCTGGGACCAGGGGTCCTGAAAGATTGTTCGGCGGCGTCCTACTCTCCCACAGGGTCCCCCCTGCAGTACCATCGGCGCTGAAAGGCTTAGCTTCCGGGTTCGGAATGTAACCGGGCGTTTCCCTAACGCTATGACCACCGAAACCCTATCGGTTTCGAGCGAACAAGCACACTCTGTAGTTGTGTTCTAGCTCTAGAAACCAGCAACCGTTCGTTGCTTCAGAACTAACACAGTGGACGCGAGCAACTGAGGACAAGCCCTCGGCCTATTAGTACCGGTCAGCTCCACCCATTACTGGGCTTCCACATCCGGCCTATCAACCCAGTCGTCTACTGGGAGCCTTACCCTCTCAAGGAGGTGGGAATACTCATCTCGAAGCAGGCTTCCCGCTTAGATGCTTTCAGCGGTTATCCCTCCCGAACGTAGCCAACCAGCCATGCCCTTGGCAGAACAACTGGCACACCAGAGGTTCGTCCGTCCCGGTCCTCTCGTACTAGGGACAGCCCTTCTCAATATTCCTGCGCGCACAGAGGATAGGGACCGAACTGTCTCACGACGTTCTAAACCCAGCTCGCGTACCGCTTTAATGGGCGAACAGCCCAACCCTTGGGACCGACTCCAGCCCCAGGATGCGACGAGCCGACATCGAGGTGCCAAACCATCCCGTCGATATGGACTCTTGGGGAAGATCAGCCTGTTATCCCCGGGGTACCTTTTATCCGTTGAGCGACGGCGCTTCCACAAGCCACCGCCGGATCACTAGTCCCGACTTTCGTCCCTGCTCGACCCGTCGGTCTCACAGTCAAGCTCCCTTGTGCACTTACACTCAACACCTGATTGCCAACCAGGCTGAGGGAACCTTTGGGCGCCTCCGTTACCCTTTGGGAGGCAACCGCCCCAGTTAAACTACCCATCAGACACTGTCCCTGATCCGGATCACGGACCGAGGTTAGACATCCAGCACGACCAGAGTGGTATTTCAACGACGACTCCACAACCACTGGCGTGGCCGCTTCACAGTCTCCCACCTATCCTACACAAGCCGAACCGAACACCAATATCAAACTGTAGTAAAGGTCCCGGGGTCTTTCCGTCCTTCTGCGCGAAACGAGCATCTTTACTCGTAGTGCAATTTCACCGGGCCTATGGTTGAGACAGTCGAGAAGTCGTTACGCCATTCGTGCAGGTCGGAACTTACCCGACAAGGAATTTCGCTACCTTAGGATGGTTATAGTTACCACCGCCGTTTACTGGCGCTTAAGTTCTCAGCTTCGCAACCCCGAAAGGTCACTAACCGGTCCCCTTAACGTTCCAGCACCGGGCAGGCGTCAGTCCGTATACATCGCCTTACGGCTTCGCACGGACCTGTGTTTTTAGTAAACAGTCGCTTCTCGCTGGTCTCTGCGGCCACCCCCAGCTCACGGAGTAAATCCGATCACCAGGTGTGGCCCCCCTTCTCCCGAAGTTACGGGGGCATTTTGCCGAGTTCCTTAACCATAGTTCACCCGAACGCCTCGGTATTCTCTACCTGACCACCTGAGTCGGTTTAGGGTACGGGCCGCCATGAAACTCGCTAGAGGCTTTTCTCGACAGCATAGGATCATCCACTTCACCACAATCGGCTCGGCATCAGGTCTCAGCCTTAACGTGTGACGGATTTGCCTACCACACGGCCTACACCCTTACCCCGGGACAACCACCGCCCGGGCTGGACTACCTTCCTGCGTCACCCCATCGCTTACCTACTACCACCTTGGTTCGCCGGCTCCACCACTTTCCATTCCCCGAAGGGTCCGGAACGGCTTCACGGGCTTAGCATTAATGGGCTCGATATTGGGCGTTTCAAAGCGGGTACCGGAATATCAACCGGTTGTCCATCGACTACGCCTGTCGGCCTCGCCTTAGGTCCCGACTTACCCTGGGCAGATCAGCTTGACCCAGGAACCCTTAGTCAATCGGCGCACACGTTTCTCACGTGTGTATCGCTACTCATGCCTGCATTCTCACTCGTGAACCGTCCACAACTCGCTTCCGCGGCTGCTTCACCCGGCACACGACGCTCCCCTACCCATCACAGCGGGCGTTGGCCCTCATGCTGCAATGACACGACTTCGGCGGTACGCTTGAGCCCCGCTACATTGTCGGCGCGGAATCACTTGACCAGTGAGCTATTACGCACTCTTTCAAGGGTGGCTGCTTCTAAGCCAACCTCCTGGTTGTCTCTGCGACTCCACATCCTTTCCCACTTAGCGTACGCTTAGGGGCCTTAGTCGATGCTCTGGGCTGTTTCCCTCTCGACCATGGAGCTTATCCCCCACAGTCTCACTGCCGTGCTCTCACTTACCGGCATTCGGAGTTTGGCTAAGGTCAGTAACCCGGTAGGGCCCATCGCCTATCCAGTGCTCTACCTCCGGCAAGAAACACACGACGCTGCACCTAAATGCATTTCGGGGAGAACCAGCTATCACGGAGTTTGATTGGCCTTTCACCCCTAACCACAGGTCATCCCCCAGGTTTTCAACCCTGGTGGGTTCGGTCCTCCACGAAGTCTTACCTCCGCTTCAACCTGCCCATGGCTAGATCACTCCGCTTCGGGTCTTGAGCGTGCTACTGAATCGCCCTGTTCGGACTCGCTTTCGCTACGGCTTCCCCACACGGGTTAACCTCGCAACACACCGCAAACTCGCAGGCTCATTCTTCAAAAGGCACGCAGTCACGAGATACAAGCAAGCTTGTATCCGACGCTCCCACGGCTTGTAGGCACACGGTTTCAGGTACTATTTCACTCCGCTCCCGCGGTACTTTTCACCATTCCCTCACGGTACTATCCGCTATCGGTCACCAGGGAATATTTAGGCTTAGCGGGTGGTCCCGCCAGATTCACACGGGATTTCTCGGGCCCCGTGCTACTTGGGTGTCTCTCAAACGAGCCGCTAATGTTTCGTCTACGGGGGTCTTACCCTCTACGCCGGACCTTTCGCATGTCCTTCGACTACATCAACGGTTTCTGACTCGTCCTGTCGCCGGCAGACGACAGAAGAGAGATCCCACAACCCCGCATGCGCAACCCCTGCCGGGTCTCACACGCATACGGTTTGGCCTCATCCGGTTTCGCTCGCCACTACTCCCGGAATCACGGTTGTTTTCTCTTCCTGAGGGTACTGAGATGTTTCACTTCCCCTCGTTCCCTCCACATGCCCTATGTGTTCAGGCATGGGTGACAGCCCATGACGACTGCCGGGTTTCCCCATTCGGAAACCCCCGGATCAAAGCCTGGTTGACGGCTCCCCGGGGACTATCGTGGCCTCCCACGTCCTTCATCGGTTCCTGGTGCCAAGGCATCCACCGTGCGCCCTTAAAAACTTGGCCACAGATGCTCGCGTCCACTGTGTAGTTCTCAAGCAACGACCAGCCACCCATCACCCCACCACTACGTGGCGAGTTCACTGGGGCCGGCATCGCGAAGGCAAGACCTTTCGGCCGTACCCTCAGATACCCAACAACGTGCCAAGCGTGAGCACCGTCCGTGCCGTTCCGTTCCACGCCGAAGCAGTACTAGGAAGACCATCAGGCCACTCACGCCAACTAATCAACGTTCCACCCATGAGCTGACCGTGCGAGACGTTTGCTCGCAATCGGTACTGTGCTCCTTAGAAAGGAGGTGATCCAGCCGCACCTTCCGGTACGGCTACCTTGTTACGACTTCGTCCCAATCGCCAGTCCCACCTTCGACAGCTCCCTCCCACAAGGGGTTGGGCCACCGGCTTCGGGTGTTACCGACTTTCGTGACGTGACGGGCGGTGTGTACAAGGCCCGGGAACGTATTCACCGCAGCAATGCTGATCTGCGATTACTAGCAACTCCGACTTCATGGGGTCGAGTTGCAGACCCCAATCCGAACTGAGACCGGCTTTTTGAGATTCGCTCCGCCTCACGGCATCGCAGCTCTTTGTACCGGCCATTGTAGCACGTGTGCAGCCCAAGACATAAGGGGCATGATGACTTGACGTCGTCCCCACCTTCCTCCGAGTTGACCCCGGCGGTCTCCTGTGAGTCCCCATCACCCCGAAGGGCATGCTGGCAACACAGGACAAGGGTTGCGCTCGTTGCGGGACTTAACCCAACATCTCACGACACGAGCTGACGACAGCCATGCACCACCTGTATACCGACCACAAGGGGGCACCCATCTCTGGATGTTTCCGGTATATGTCAAGCCTTGGTAAGGTTCTTCGCGTTGCGTCGAATTAAGCCACATGCTCCGCTGCTTGTGCGGGCCCCCGTCAATTCCTTTGAGTTTTAGCCTTGCGGCCGTACTCCCCAGGCGGGGAACTTAATGCGTTAGCTGCGGCACCGACGACGTGGAATGTCGCCAACACCTAGTTCCCAACGTTTACGGCGTGGACTACCAGGGTATCTAATCCTGTTCGCTCCCCACGCTTTCGCTCCTCAGCGTCAGTAATGGCCCAGAGATCCGCCTTCGCCACCGGTGTTCCTCCTGATATCTGCGCATTTCACCGCTACACCAGGAATTCCGATCTCCCCTACCACACTCTAGCCTGCCCGTATCGGATGCAGACCCGGGGTTAAGCCCCGGGCTTTCACACCCGACGTGACAAGCCGCCTACGAGCTCTTTACGCCCAATAATTCCGGACAACGCTTGCGCCCTACGTATTACCGCGGCTGCTGGCACGTAGTTAGCCGGCGCTTCTTCTGCAGGTACCGTCACTTTCGCTTCTTCCCTGCTGAAAGAGGTTTACAACCCGAAGGCCGTCATCCCTCACGCGGCGTCGCTGCATCAGGCTTTCGCCCATTGTGCAATATTCCCC from Streptomyces fradiae includes:
- a CDS encoding DUF1015 domain-containing protein produces the protein MNTSGHAADDVRAPGLRLSPFRGLRYVPERVGSLAAVTSPPYDVVVRPDGLLELESADPHNIVRLILPQAITAGTRHRKAAVTLDRWLADGILAPDPDPALYVYEQRGDGILQRGLIGALELSTPTEGIVLPHEDVMPHVVEDRAALMRTTGANLEPLLLTYRGDGDGAGAVVDRVVEREPLLATTTEDGFQHRLWAVTNPADLTAVATELARHQALIADGHHRWATYLRLREEHTVPGPWNHGLVLLVDTARYPLRVRAIHRLLNRLPVADALAAVGDAFRVTRLDGPLSAALEALAAATAEGNAFVLAGDGAFHLLDRPDPELLARTVRADRPEAWRTLDATVLHSTLLDHVWRIPDAPEDIAYIHDTEAAVDQAERRGGTAVLMHPVKEEVVRDLARQGVTMPRKSTSFGPKPATGLVLRSLALD